From Pirellulales bacterium, the proteins below share one genomic window:
- a CDS encoding SDR family NAD(P)-dependent oxidoreductase → MCGKAVLHGRDVGRGQPIAAELQDHAKLVAGELVEPNTADKLVEGAIAAFGKLDAMINNASWVVRSDIVSSDSSLFDRVRAVNARTPFLLIQAAIGHLKRSRGCVLNIASMNAYSGESNLLAYSVSKSTLKKLSRNLVESLCYNGVRIHHFNVD, encoded by the coding sequence TTGTGCGGGAAGGCCGTGCTACATGGGCGCGATGTCGGTCGCGGCCAGCCGATTGCGGCGGAACTGCAAGATCATGCGAAACTCGTGGCTGGCGAACTGGTTGAGCCGAATACCGCGGACAAGTTAGTCGAGGGCGCCATCGCCGCTTTCGGCAAGCTCGATGCGATGATCAACAATGCGTCGTGGGTGGTGCGCAGCGATATTGTCAGCTCCGATTCGAGCCTGTTCGATCGGGTCAGAGCCGTCAATGCCCGCACTCCATTCTTACTGATTCAAGCGGCGATTGGGCACCTGAAACGCTCGCGCGGCTGCGTGTTGAATATCGCCTCGATGAACGCCTACTCGGGCGAAAGCAATTTACTCGCCTACAGCGTCTCGAAGAGCACGCTAAAGAAGCTCTCGCGCAACTTGGTCGAGTCGCTGTGCTACAATGGGGTGCGAATCCATCACTTCAATGTCGATTAG
- a CDS encoding zinc-binding dehydrogenase, protein MKTDLGLVVYGPKRYSVELREIPKATIDDDQVLLEVQSVGVCGSDLHMWTAQQSWTINYPVVLGHEFCGTICQVGKNVKGWKEGDRVVSETAAVIDPESPLTRQGLYNLDPGRRGFGAMVDGAMRQYVPVPARILHRMPAELSFDQAALTEPSCVAYSAVVSNARIRPGDRVVVLGPGPIGILCAAIARLSGAEVGMAGLERDRDRLEVSKAYGCVPLINNHKEWALEVDGLGVDGVIDATGVSAALGTALDIVRPAGWISKVGWGPQPLDFSLDLLVQKNVTLQGSFSHNWTTWERVIRLIASRQLDVTPITGGVWPLEQWQTAFERMHSGEIVKAILKPGSREPARSDAAREAHPAAVPPMHLPRHGLSTNGRESAVT, encoded by the coding sequence ATGAAAACTGACCTCGGCTTGGTTGTTTACGGTCCCAAGCGATATAGCGTCGAATTGCGCGAAATCCCGAAGGCCACCATCGACGACGATCAGGTGCTGCTCGAAGTGCAATCGGTCGGCGTCTGCGGAAGCGATTTGCACATGTGGACAGCGCAGCAAAGCTGGACGATCAATTACCCCGTTGTGCTGGGGCACGAGTTCTGCGGAACGATCTGCCAGGTCGGTAAGAACGTCAAGGGTTGGAAAGAAGGAGATCGCGTCGTCAGCGAAACCGCCGCAGTGATTGATCCGGAAAGCCCACTAACGCGGCAAGGCTTGTACAATCTCGATCCCGGACGCCGTGGATTTGGAGCGATGGTCGATGGCGCAATGCGGCAATACGTGCCCGTGCCTGCTCGGATTTTGCATCGCATGCCCGCGGAGCTCAGTTTCGACCAAGCGGCATTGACAGAGCCATCGTGCGTCGCCTACAGCGCCGTCGTTAGCAACGCCAGAATTCGCCCCGGCGATCGAGTGGTCGTGCTCGGCCCAGGACCGATCGGAATTCTATGCGCTGCAATTGCTCGGCTCAGCGGCGCGGAAGTCGGCATGGCCGGACTGGAACGCGATCGGGATCGGCTCGAAGTGAGCAAGGCCTACGGCTGCGTACCGCTCATTAATAACCATAAAGAATGGGCACTAGAAGTTGACGGACTAGGGGTCGATGGCGTGATTGACGCAACCGGCGTCTCCGCGGCGCTCGGCACGGCGCTCGATATTGTCCGCCCGGCAGGCTGGATCAGCAAGGTCGGATGGGGTCCACAACCACTCGATTTTTCGCTTGACCTGCTGGTGCAAAAGAATGTCACCTTGCAAGGCAGTTTCAGCCACAATTGGACCACCTGGGAGCGAGTGATCCGGTTGATCGCGTCTCGCCAACTCGATGTCACACCGATCACTGGCGGCGTTTGGCCACTCGAGCAGTGGCAGACGGCGTTTGAACGAATGCACTCCGGCGAAATTGTGAAAGCGATTTTGAAGCCCGGTTCCCGCGAACCTGCTCGATCCGATGCAGCGCGGGAAGCACATCCCGCCGCAGTGCCGCCGATGCATTTGCCCCGTCACGGCCTATCTACCAACGGCCGGGAATCCGCAGTCACCTAA
- a CDS encoding orotidine 5'-phosphate decarboxylase — MRPIVQISLDYTTIAEAMETAEVAMRSGVDWLEAGTPLILGEGMHGVRELRRRFPETPIVADLKAMDGGYLEAEMMAQAGATHVVVMARAHEETIRCAVKAGRDYGIRVMGDNLGCEDMVAGAKKVADLGCDFVIHHIGYDMRRGIAARGERAPSPLDQLREVVAAVPVPVQAVGGLSVEQAISAPEYGAPLVVLGAPLTVGAKAFKVADGTLESALRMICDKVHSYGNVPTGPERGER; from the coding sequence ATGCGTCCAATTGTTCAGATTTCGTTAGACTATACCACGATTGCCGAAGCGATGGAGACGGCCGAGGTGGCCATGCGCAGCGGCGTCGATTGGCTCGAAGCCGGTACGCCGCTCATTCTCGGAGAGGGAATGCACGGCGTCCGCGAACTTCGCCGCCGGTTTCCGGAGACGCCCATCGTTGCCGATCTGAAGGCAATGGACGGCGGCTATTTGGAAGCGGAGATGATGGCCCAGGCCGGCGCGACACACGTCGTTGTGATGGCTCGCGCACATGAAGAAACGATCCGCTGCGCCGTCAAAGCCGGGCGCGATTACGGCATCCGCGTGATGGGCGACAACTTGGGCTGCGAAGATATGGTGGCCGGCGCGAAGAAGGTGGCCGACCTGGGCTGCGACTTTGTTATTCACCACATCGGCTACGACATGCGGCGCGGCATTGCCGCCCGCGGCGAGCGTGCGCCCAGCCCACTCGATCAATTACGAGAAGTCGTTGCCGCCGTGCCGGTTCCGGTGCAGGCGGTAGGTGGATTGAGCGTGGAACAAGCGATTAGCGCACCGGAATATGGAGCGCCACTGGTGGTGCTAGGCGCACCGCTGACGGTTGGAGCGAAAGCGTTCAAAGTAGCGGACGGAACCTTGGAGTCGGCACTACGAATGATTTGTGACAAGGTTCACAGTTATGGGAATGTACCCACTGGGCCGGAGCGGGGCGAGCGGTAA